A window from Chitinophaga filiformis encodes these proteins:
- a CDS encoding LacI family DNA-binding transcriptional regulator — MKFEAATIKDIAIALGLSTSTVSRALRDSHEISIATKQLVLEYATRINYHPNPIALSLKEKRSRSIGVIVAEIANSFFSQAINGIESVAKDKGYNVMISQTHESFDKEVMTLQYLASRSIDGLLISVSSGTENMDPLKRLHERGFPIVFFDRIVEEIQTHKVMVDNFRGAYDATLHLINKGYKHIAVIAGPENLSISRERIAGYREALAHTRVKPGKALIKYSRYAGLQLQEVEQAVSQLLKLRPRPDAIFTASDKLTTNCMRVLKNKGIRIPQDIALVGFSNSDLIELLHPPLTVVRQPAFEMGQIATNLLLQLIESKKPVKEFERKILNTNLIVQASS, encoded by the coding sequence ATGAAATTCGAAGCCGCTACTATAAAAGATATCGCTATTGCGCTGGGGTTATCCACCTCTACCGTGTCCCGTGCCCTGCGGGACAGCCATGAGATCAGTATTGCCACCAAACAGCTGGTGCTGGAATATGCCACGAGGATCAACTACCATCCCAACCCGATCGCCTTAAGCCTGAAAGAAAAAAGAAGCCGCTCCATCGGTGTCATCGTTGCCGAGATCGCCAACAGTTTCTTTTCACAGGCCATCAACGGTATTGAATCCGTTGCAAAAGACAAAGGGTATAATGTAATGATCTCACAAACGCATGAATCGTTCGACAAAGAGGTGATGACACTGCAATACCTGGCATCCCGCTCCATTGACGGACTGCTCATCTCTGTGTCCAGTGGTACGGAAAACATGGACCCCCTGAAGAGATTGCATGAAAGAGGTTTTCCTATTGTATTCTTTGACCGTATTGTGGAAGAGATACAGACCCATAAAGTGATGGTAGACAATTTCAGGGGCGCTTACGATGCCACACTGCACCTGATCAATAAAGGGTACAAACATATTGCTGTTATTGCAGGTCCGGAGAACCTGTCTATCAGCCGCGAGCGCATTGCAGGCTACCGGGAAGCACTGGCGCATACCAGGGTAAAACCGGGCAAAGCCCTGATCAAATACAGCCGTTACGCCGGACTTCAACTACAGGAAGTAGAACAGGCCGTGAGCCAGCTATTGAAACTGCGCCCACGGCCTGATGCTATTTTTACGGCGTCAGATAAACTGACCACCAATTGTATGCGTGTGTTAAAAAACAAAGGTATCCGTATTCCCCAGGACATTGCCCTTGTCGGCTTTTCCAATTCAGATTTAATAGAACTGCTACACCCGCCGCTGACCGTTGTGAGACAGCCGGCCTTCGAAATGGGACAGATCGCTACCAACCTGCTGCTCCAACTGATAGAGAGCAAAAAGCCCGTAAAGGAATTTGAAAGGAAGATACTGAATACAAACCTCATCGTACAGGCATCTTCCTGA
- a CDS encoding SusC/RagA family TonB-linked outer membrane protein, with protein sequence MKKLLLMYWLLLGVAGMAFAQGQVIKGRVSDAATGEPLVMVNIHLKGTTTGVQTDATGAFSLTVPDARTGVLIFSYLGYQAQTQNINGSNNLIVKLEKDNKQLDEVVVVGYGEVKKRDLTGAVVSVKGEELKKIPSTNVMESVQGKLPGVDITKSSGASGAKVNVTVRGNRSIRADNGPLYIVDGVQYENIQDINPNDIQSMEVLKDASSTAIYGSRGANGVIIVTTKKGAGGKPRVTVNTYVGLSQVAGYPYMSTGPQYVAQKREANRTTGRWKSEADDPLIFNASEVNAIQNNLWTNYADLLIHDGLQQDYQVGVSGGSDKTKVYLSLDYFDEKGLFKLDHLKRYAARLNIDQLINDYLKVGMQSQITYYNQDTRRDPLNQGNKIIPLGLPYDNEGKLVTFPNGGTMINPLADEQPNAYQNNGRVTRTFVNAYVELTPLKGLSLRSNFGVTLDNTRTGIYAAKNTIDRATASASRSQLNSGSRRFLSWENVLNYQRSIGDHSFGVTGVASLLSDQRDSSFLQGEGQLLPSQLYYALQNSVSGIAIRSSYMASKLISFTGRLNYSYKGKYLLSVTGRSDGSSKLAPGNKWAFFPAVAGAWRISDEAFMRDQHIFSDLKLRASYGIAGNDAVPPYATASYLNKIPFSYDDTNSAMGYGIGSQVGNRFLKWELSSTTDVGLDMSFFNGRINATVDYYDTHTKDLLLQRTLPTSSGVSTVIQNIGKTRNRGIELGINTVNVSVNGLSWTSNITFSKNKEEIVALADANTNDVANSWFIGQPVKVFFDYEKTGIWQTKEADAAARYKYKPGDIKVRDQDNNGVLNSADRIVVGKQVPAWSGGFNNDIRFRSFDLNVYVFARIGQWINSEYAAKYDPQGLENSAPLDYWTPEHETNAYPRPNASVSKDGTPFIKTLGYKDGSFVKIRNISLGYTLPADVLKTMHMSNLRVYVTGKNLFTFSKVKDYDPERGGDLSNPLTKMYVAGLNVEF encoded by the coding sequence ATGAAAAAACTGTTATTGATGTACTGGCTATTGCTGGGCGTTGCCGGGATGGCATTTGCACAGGGCCAGGTTATAAAAGGGCGTGTCTCCGACGCAGCAACAGGAGAGCCGCTCGTAATGGTGAACATACATCTTAAAGGTACCACAACAGGTGTGCAGACAGATGCCACCGGCGCGTTTTCCCTTACAGTTCCCGATGCCAGAACAGGTGTATTGATATTCAGTTATCTGGGTTATCAGGCACAGACGCAAAACATTAACGGCAGCAACAACCTCATTGTGAAACTTGAAAAGGATAATAAGCAGCTGGACGAAGTCGTGGTAGTAGGTTATGGTGAAGTGAAGAAACGCGACCTTACAGGAGCTGTTGTTTCTGTGAAGGGAGAAGAGCTGAAGAAGATCCCTTCCACGAACGTGATGGAGTCTGTACAGGGCAAACTGCCTGGTGTGGATATTACCAAAAGCAGCGGTGCATCCGGCGCAAAAGTGAATGTAACGGTAAGAGGTAACCGCTCTATCCGTGCTGATAACGGACCGCTCTACATTGTGGACGGTGTACAATATGAGAACATCCAGGACATTAACCCGAATGATATTCAGTCCATGGAAGTACTGAAAGATGCTTCCTCAACTGCTATTTATGGTTCCAGGGGCGCCAACGGCGTTATTATTGTTACAACAAAAAAAGGCGCTGGCGGAAAGCCTCGTGTTACTGTCAACACCTATGTCGGCCTCTCGCAGGTAGCAGGATATCCCTACATGTCTACCGGCCCGCAATACGTAGCACAGAAACGTGAGGCGAACCGTACTACCGGTCGCTGGAAAAGCGAAGCAGACGATCCGCTCATCTTCAATGCATCAGAAGTGAATGCGATCCAGAACAACCTCTGGACAAACTATGCGGACCTCCTGATCCATGACGGCCTGCAACAGGACTACCAGGTAGGTGTATCCGGTGGCTCCGATAAAACGAAGGTGTATCTCTCACTGGATTATTTTGATGAAAAAGGCCTTTTCAAACTGGATCACCTGAAGAGATATGCTGCCCGTCTGAACATCGACCAGCTCATCAACGACTACCTGAAAGTGGGCATGCAAAGCCAGATCACCTACTACAACCAGGATACCCGTCGTGATCCGCTGAACCAGGGCAACAAGATCATACCGCTCGGCCTTCCTTACGATAACGAAGGCAAGCTGGTGACATTCCCCAACGGCGGTACGATGATCAATCCACTGGCGGATGAACAACCCAATGCATATCAGAACAACGGCAGGGTAACCCGCACATTTGTGAACGCCTATGTAGAACTGACACCTTTGAAAGGCTTGTCCTTACGCTCCAATTTTGGTGTAACACTGGATAATACCCGTACCGGCATCTACGCAGCTAAAAATACGATCGACCGTGCTACGGCTTCCGCTTCCCGCTCGCAGCTCAACAGCGGTAGCAGGCGTTTCCTCAGCTGGGAGAATGTGTTGAACTACCAGCGCAGCATCGGCGATCATTCATTCGGTGTGACCGGCGTGGCCAGCCTGCTCTCCGACCAGCGCGATTCCAGTTTCCTGCAGGGGGAGGGGCAATTACTTCCTTCACAATTGTATTATGCCCTGCAGAACAGTGTGAGCGGTATTGCCATCCGTTCCAGCTACATGGCCAGCAAACTGATCTCCTTTACAGGGCGCCTCAATTATAGCTATAAAGGAAAATATCTCCTGTCAGTAACAGGGCGTTCTGACGGATCGTCAAAACTGGCGCCTGGCAATAAATGGGCTTTCTTCCCGGCTGTTGCAGGGGCATGGAGAATCTCTGACGAAGCTTTTATGCGTGACCAGCATATCTTCAGCGATCTGAAACTGCGTGCCAGTTATGGCATTGCCGGTAATGACGCGGTACCGCCATATGCAACGGCCAGTTATCTGAACAAGATCCCATTCTCTTATGATGATACCAACTCCGCTATGGGTTATGGCATCGGTAGCCAGGTAGGTAACAGGTTCCTGAAATGGGAACTGTCGTCCACTACTGACGTGGGACTGGACATGAGCTTCTTCAACGGCAGGATCAATGCTACGGTCGACTACTATGATACACATACCAAAGACCTGCTGCTGCAGCGAACATTGCCTACATCTTCAGGCGTCAGCACGGTGATCCAGAACATCGGTAAAACAAGGAACAGGGGTATTGAACTCGGTATCAATACTGTCAATGTAAGCGTGAATGGATTGAGCTGGACCTCCAATATCACCTTCTCAAAGAACAAAGAAGAGATTGTGGCACTGGCGGATGCCAACACCAATGACGTAGCCAACAGCTGGTTTATTGGTCAGCCGGTAAAAGTGTTCTTCGACTATGAGAAGACCGGCATCTGGCAAACCAAGGAAGCAGATGCTGCTGCCAGATACAAGTACAAACCAGGAGATATCAAGGTACGCGACCAGGACAATAATGGCGTACTGAATTCTGCCGACCGTATTGTAGTAGGTAAACAGGTGCCTGCCTGGAGCGGTGGTTTCAACAACGATATCCGCTTCAGGAGTTTCGATCTGAACGTGTATGTGTTTGCACGTATCGGACAATGGATCAATTCAGAATATGCTGCCAAATATGATCCGCAGGGCCTGGAAAATAGTGCGCCGCTTGATTACTGGACGCCGGAGCATGAGACGAACGCCTATCCACGCCCGAATGCAAGTGTGTCAAAAGACGGTACGCCCTTTATCAAAACGCTGGGATATAAGGATGGATCTTTCGTAAAGATCCGCAATATCTCACTGGGGTATACCCTGCCTGCAGATGTTTTAAAGACCATGCATATGAGTAACCTGCGCGTTTATGTAACAGGTAAGAACCTGTTCACCTTCAGTAAGGTGAAAGACTATGATCCGGAGAGAGGAGGTGACCTGAGCAATCCGCTGACGAAGATGTATGTGGCTGGCCTCAATGTAGAATTCTGA
- the gap gene encoding type I glyceraldehyde-3-phosphate dehydrogenase, with product MTMKIAINGFGRIGRMTLRALQNKKGVEVVAVNDLTDIGLLAHLLKYDTSHGKFPGTVTHDDKHLIVNGKNILLLNERSPEKLPWAQLGVDVVIESTGRFTQKELAQQHITAGAGKVLITAPASGGVKTIVAGVNNDQISADDQILSTASCTTNCIAPVLYLLDKEYGIASGYMSTVHAFTMDQMLQDGPHKDYRRARAATQSIIPTTTGAAKAIGDVLPDLKGKMDGFSYRIPVIDGSIADMSLNLVKPASAAEINQLFKNYADTSLKGVLEYTEEPLVSADILGNTHSSIVDGTLTRAIGNLVKIVAWYDNEVGISNRIAELTVELAAQQVPA from the coding sequence ATAACGATGAAAATAGCTATCAATGGATTCGGACGTATAGGCAGAATGACGCTGAGAGCATTACAGAACAAGAAGGGAGTAGAAGTAGTTGCGGTTAATGATCTTACGGATATCGGGTTGCTTGCGCACCTGTTGAAATATGATACCTCTCACGGGAAATTCCCGGGAACAGTGACACACGACGATAAACATCTGATTGTGAACGGTAAGAACATCCTGCTGCTGAACGAGCGCTCGCCGGAGAAACTGCCCTGGGCGCAACTGGGAGTAGACGTAGTGATTGAGTCTACCGGCCGCTTTACACAAAAGGAACTGGCACAACAGCATATTACTGCCGGTGCGGGAAAGGTGCTGATCACAGCGCCTGCAAGCGGTGGCGTTAAGACGATCGTGGCAGGTGTCAACAACGACCAGATAAGTGCAGATGATCAGATCCTTTCCACAGCTTCCTGTACCACAAACTGTATTGCACCCGTATTATACCTGCTTGATAAGGAATATGGCATTGCTTCCGGTTATATGAGCACTGTACATGCATTCACCATGGACCAGATGCTGCAGGACGGTCCGCATAAAGATTACAGGAGAGCGAGGGCAGCTACGCAGTCCATCATCCCCACCACTACCGGCGCGGCTAAAGCCATTGGCGATGTACTGCCTGATCTGAAAGGTAAAATGGATGGTTTCTCCTACAGGATACCTGTGATTGATGGTTCCATTGCGGATATGTCGCTCAACCTGGTGAAACCCGCTTCTGCGGCTGAGATCAACCAGTTGTTTAAAAATTATGCGGATACATCTCTGAAAGGTGTGTTGGAGTATACAGAGGAACCGCTGGTTTCTGCGGATATCCTGGGAAATACACATTCCTCCATCGTAGATGGTACCCTGACACGTGCAATAGGCAACCTGGTAAAGATAGTAGCCTGGTACGACAATGAAGTGGGTATCTCTAACAGGATCGCCGAGCTGACCGTAGAACTGGCCGCACAGCAGGTGCCTGCATGA
- a CDS encoding RagB/SusD family nutrient uptake outer membrane protein, with product MKHYINLFITILLGVGLLAACNKQLEEYNPSGLTVDQVFSTPEGFETLVNAAYSYNRWWYGKEEGYSISEMGTDLWTSGTGDKYPDLTQYINLQASNSVMSGLWRQMYSAINLCNTGIARVGNAGLTEDKRVIREAELRFLRAFYYWHIVETWGGVHFTLTETSGVQTTANRTPVDTFYAQIFRDLEMAAANLPRTTSDYGRATKPAAMAFLARMYLTRGQNDKAAALADSVINNFGYALQAKYADLWRMDNLQNKEIVWAVNYMKNLVFNDRLDATLYPNGHSRGANNGHLMFTMKYDDLPGMQRDVANGRPFNRYMPTLYLLELFNEKADARFDASFKSVWYCNNPATGRRGMKTGDTAVVCTKYVVAPADTAGKPYRVYDRNTSYLPGEGGADRTHYISLKKFEDPTRGGKDEEQSARDAYIIRLGEVYLIAAEAQINLGNKAKAAEYVTTLRKRAIIPGHEAEMQVTDADMTIDFILAERARELAGEQLRWFDLKRTGKLGTQISAHNPDAAKNFQSFHTVRPIPQDQIDAVTNKSEFTQNPNYQ from the coding sequence ATGAAACATTATATAAATCTTTTCATTACCATACTGCTGGGCGTCGGTCTGCTGGCGGCCTGTAACAAACAGCTGGAAGAGTACAATCCTTCCGGGCTCACCGTGGACCAGGTGTTCAGTACACCTGAGGGTTTCGAAACACTGGTAAATGCTGCTTATTCCTACAACCGCTGGTGGTACGGAAAAGAAGAGGGCTACAGCATCTCAGAGATGGGCACTGACCTGTGGACAAGCGGTACCGGCGACAAATACCCTGATCTTACACAATATATCAACCTCCAGGCCAGCAATAGCGTGATGAGCGGATTGTGGCGGCAAATGTATTCGGCTATCAATCTTTGCAACACGGGCATAGCCAGGGTGGGCAATGCCGGGTTGACAGAAGACAAAAGAGTGATCCGCGAAGCAGAACTGCGTTTCCTCCGGGCCTTCTATTACTGGCACATTGTAGAGACCTGGGGCGGTGTTCATTTTACGCTGACAGAAACCAGCGGTGTGCAGACAACTGCCAACCGTACGCCGGTAGACACTTTTTATGCGCAGATCTTCCGCGACCTGGAAATGGCAGCTGCTAATCTGCCACGTACTACCAGCGACTATGGCCGTGCTACCAAACCGGCAGCCATGGCGTTCCTGGCACGCATGTACCTTACCCGTGGCCAGAACGATAAGGCCGCTGCACTGGCCGATTCGGTGATCAATAACTTCGGGTATGCGCTGCAGGCCAAATACGCTGACCTCTGGCGTATGGACAACCTGCAGAACAAAGAGATCGTATGGGCCGTTAACTACATGAAGAATCTGGTGTTCAACGACAGGCTGGATGCTACTTTATATCCCAACGGGCATTCCCGTGGCGCCAACAACGGGCACCTGATGTTTACGATGAAATATGACGACCTGCCGGGTATGCAGCGCGATGTTGCCAACGGCCGTCCGTTTAACAGGTATATGCCTACCCTGTACCTGCTGGAACTTTTCAATGAGAAAGCGGATGCACGGTTTGACGCCAGCTTCAAAAGCGTATGGTACTGTAATAACCCGGCAACAGGACGAAGAGGCATGAAAACGGGTGACACTGCGGTGGTATGTACCAAATACGTGGTAGCTCCTGCAGACACTGCCGGTAAACCATATCGTGTGTATGACAGGAATACTTCTTATCTTCCGGGTGAGGGAGGTGCTGACCGTACCCACTATATCTCCCTGAAGAAATTTGAAGACCCGACCCGCGGAGGAAAGGATGAGGAACAAAGCGCCCGTGATGCATATATCATTCGCCTGGGTGAGGTGTACCTGATCGCAGCAGAAGCACAGATCAACCTGGGCAACAAGGCCAAAGCAGCGGAATATGTCACTACGCTGCGCAAACGTGCGATCATTCCCGGTCACGAGGCGGAAATGCAGGTGACAGATGCAGATATGACCATTGATTTCATCCTGGCTGAAAGGGCCCGCGAACTGGCAGGAGAACAGCTGCGCTGGTTTGATCTGAAACGTACCGGTAAGCTGGGCACACAGATATCAGCACATAATCCTGACGCAGCGAAGAATTTCCAGTCATTCCACACTGTTCGTCCTATCCCGCAGGACCAGATCGATGCGGTGACAAACAAGAGTGAGTTCACTCAAAACCCGAACTATCAGTAA